A stretch of the Bacillus sp. FJAT-18017 genome encodes the following:
- a CDS encoding DUF4023 domain-containing protein: MDNTHEFVEKLHEKQRKDEENKKRQGKGNPSRELPNKQH, encoded by the coding sequence ATGGACAATACACATGAATTTGTGGAAAAGCTTCATGAGAAGCAACGGAAAGATGAAGAAAATAAAAAACGTCAGGGAAAGGGAAATCCAAGCAGGGAGCTCCCGAATAAACAGCACTGA